GAGTTTGGCTCTTGCCCTGAGACCTTTCAGCAGGAGCTGTAATGTTCAGCCATGTTTTCATCCCAGTGACACTGACAGTTTACACTGACGTTTAACTCCATGTTACTACACTCTCGGCAGCCACTCACAGTGGGTTGGACATGTCAAGTGTGTCAAACAATTACCCATTGGTGTGTTCATAGTCACTTTCCCTCTGAGTCACTCTTCTGAAAATGTTCTGTAGCTGACAGAATTCTCCAACACATCTAAAAACCTTTCACCCAACCATGCTAATGACTAGACTGGACTACTACCTTTGGAGTGGTGGCAGAGATGacaccttccccctccccttTATTTGTTGACGTGTCCTTTTGGACTCCAGTTTGGATCAGCTGAGGAGGATCAACTGGGTATGTAGTCGTGCGGCAGGCCGCTGTAGTTCCTGTCCCTCAGGGCCTGGTCCACTGTGTGGATGTAGGAATCAATGGTGCTCCTCAACTCTGCTGTGAAGGGGTCGAAGGAGGGCCGCTGGGCCCTACCAGAGCGTTTGAAGTGACCGTCCTGGTTGCTCTGGGCACACATCAGCCTCTCCTCCGTTATGGTGGCGTTGAGGAAGGAGGTGAGGAGGCGGAGCTGGGGAAAGAGCGCCCTCTGCAGGTCCTCGTAGTGCACCACCAACAGGCGACGGCCAAACTGTAGCCAGCTCAGAGCGTGGGACGCCCACCAGGGGGCATAGCTGTCAACAAACTCTGGCCACTCTGAGgtaaacagaggagagaagaaaccGAGGTATCTGATCAGTGTGTGCTGTGCACAGACATGGCTGACATCTCCCATTCAGTTTATGCAGCGATATGGCAGCTGAATATTTGTCACCATTTATGAATATCTGTTTGAAACAGACTTTTGACCAATAGTGGACCAAAATCTCTATGTGTTGGTTTATGTGTTTTGCATGCCTTAATGGATTGTGCATGCCTTAGTTGGCACATCACCCCCAGTCCATTTCCCAAACCACTGAGCTGTGATTGTTGTGTTACCTTTGCTCCTCCACTGTTTGTCTGTGGCATAGCCAAGGTGTCCGGCACACTTCCTGTTGAACTCTGCCATGAGGGAACGGTAGGGGTTACGGATCAGTAAGATGGCAGAGTCAAACATCTCGATCTCTCTCTGCCCACTCTCATGGGTCTTCACACAGATGCTACGCCCACTCTTCCAGTAGTCCTTCTCCCCTTTGAAACCTGGTAGAAAACCCCAGATACACAAGAAGATCAAACCTCCGCAAGGCCATGTGTCACAAAGCACTAAAGGTCCAGATCAAGTTACTGTCATAGATATTTGTAAGTACTGTACAAGTACATACATTAGAGAAATTCTATGAGAGCCCACGGTTTAGAAAATGGTAGCGTGTGCTTGAAAATGATACAATGATATATTCCAGGAGAGAAACATCAATCATTCCTGGTATATGTTATTATTATCCATCACAACACCTGAGCTGTGTTCACATTCAGCCTCACCTCTGTTGTAAAGTGTGCCATCAAAGTAGAAGCTGCCAGTGTAGTAGCCCGTCACGAGCTCGATCAGGTGGCGTACCCAGGTGTTGCCAGCTCCGGGGAAGCTGGAGAGAGCCACCAGGGAGGTGGACCTCTCAGGTAGAAACATCCTCTCTTTACACCTGGAGTCTGAATGAGCCAGAAACATCAGTGTTGAACATCGCCATAGACACAGGCCATTGATCTATCTTTGAGCTACTGTATTGAAGCATGCTGTTGCTAAGAGTTTAAATTACAGTAAAGTATAAAGCCTGAATATTTGGCAGTATGTTATTTTTATGGATTAAATCTTGGACTGTAGTATAAGTGAAAGTGAAGGTTATTCAAGACTCTCACCAAGCACAGGTGTCTGGTAGACCTGGTAGTAGTATGGGTCCGCCCAGGATGTGGAGGCAACAGTGTGTGCTGTGCCGTTGGTCTCCAGACATGGCTGGTCTGGTGGCAGACGTTGGTTCAGTCTAAACAGAGATGAGGCCCAGGCACAGTAACAGTGTGGGTTCCTCAACACAGCCAGTGGGAGCTCCTGCAATACCGAACCAGGACCATTAAAAACATCAGAGGCATAACTTCAAGCAGTAATTTACAGTTCAAGGAATATGACTGGGCACTCATTCCCCCTCTGGTGGATTGGATGTGATTTCACCCTTGGGTAACGTTATGGGTGGGTTATATAAGATGTCTGAACCACCCCTGTCCTATTTCCTTTGATTCCTTTTTTTCCCCAAGTTCAGATATTTTTTGCACAAGTTGTCCTAGTTTTTCTATTCAACATAGTATAGCCCCCACCACCCCACACTATATGGAGTTACAATTTCTATGGAGGCTGACTCTGACAGTGCTCTTTGTTTATTGACACTGGGAGTTACACAAATGTGAAAACACACAAAGCACaaaagtgtacacacacacacacacacacagtgaatagGCTAAATCAAATTCAATATTATCTCCCAGCCAATTGtgtgtagagcagagcagagtaaagTAGAGCAGAGGACCCTACTGATGCACCCAGACTGTGTGAAGGCCTGATTACAGCGCCCATCTATTTCTCATTAGAGGGACATTTAACCTTAAACAGTCAAATGGTGTTCCAGTAGCTTCATCACACAGAGCCATGCCATTCTAATCTACCATCTGAGGAGAGCAGAGACAGCGCATGATCCATGATACCTCACCCCTGGGTCTGTGTGAGGAAGACTATGGTCTGGGCTGGTGGTGAAGATGAAATAAATGCTTCAGTGGTTTTCAGGGTTTCTTGCTGGGAACAGAATCAAACCTTATCTGTGCAGGTCTCGATGCAGGACTGTGACGTGGAGTTTGACTGGAGGGAGTAGACAGGGAAGACGATGGTGATGTTTTTGGGCAACTTGAAGCAGCCACTGTAGCGGACGTTTCTGACTGTAGAACAGAGGTATGCAGACATCAGGCCACAGCGTATAAACATAACTAAATATATTCTATGTATTTTCTCTTTATGAGCTGCAATGTTGATCAATGCAAACATATTAGTCTTACACTGCCAAGCTAATATCATATGTTGCCCATAGAAATCAACCTATTATTTACTTACCCTAGATGGGAAATGACTAAACTGCATAGTGGCTACGGCTCATATAGTGTATGCATTAGTATAGCACTGGTCTCTCGTGACACTTTTGGCCAGGACACATGTGAATTGCTTCTGGGTTCAGAGATTAGTCAAGCACATTACAGCCGCTCAGTCAGCCAGTGCTCTATACCAGGTTCCGTGTACTCACATTTCCTCTGTCCTGGGAGCTGTTCCTCCACCTTGTAGATGGAGAGGCGCCCCACGCCCCCACAGGgtgctcccctctcccccctctcccctctgcagcCCAGGCTACAGTCCTCCTCCTGGGCCTGCGGGCTGCTGATGCGGTTACCACAGTGACACTCTGCTCCGTACTCCAGACCTGCGAACTGGTAAccactgcagagagagggagacataaaCCACTGGCTCACCTCAGTGCCTTAGCCCAGGGCTATCTTTAATCCAGGTCATTATTAGCCCAGGGCTATCTTTAGTCACAGGCTGTCATTAGAACAGGGCTATCTTTAATCCCATGCTATccttatgtaacggatgtgaaacggctagcttagttagcgttGCGCgcttgtggagcgatgggtaacgatgcttcgagggcgACTGTTGTtggtgtgtgcagagggtccctggttcgcgcccgggtatgggcgagggaacggtctaaagttatactgtcacattgatgctgttgacatggctcactggttgctgcggaaaaggaggaaggtcaaaaggggggtgagtgaaacggctagcttagttagcgttGCGCGCTAattagcgtttcaatcggtgacgtcacttgctctgagaccttgaagtagtagttcccttgctctgcaagggccgtggagCGATggataacgatgcttcgtgggtgactgttggtGATGtgtgcgcccgggtatgggcgaggggaccgTCCAAAGCTACACTTAGAACAAGGCTATCATTTCCCCAGGGCTATCTTTAATCACAGGCTATCATTAGCCCAGGGCTATCTTTAATCACATGCTATCATTAGAACAACAATGTTCCATAGGACACCAGATTGCATAACCCCAGGCCAGCGTGTCAATAAATACTAGACATTTTAATTGAATCAATCAGGGCAGGCAGCAGTGAAGCCCAGCGTTAATTTCTCTGTGGTGCTGGCTGGTAACAGTTTTCACTGTTGACATGATCACAGTAATAGTTCTGGGTGGATGATGGGGGTCCTTTATCCCAAGGCCTATATGAGTCATCCTACTTTAagtctctttatcctctctctttGGAAAGAGAGGAGATATCCAAAATGACCTTTTAGCATTTGCTTTGAGCCCCACCATAAACAGGCTTATGATTCTGGCTGAAAATCCTCCCAGCAGTCCAAATGGTCTGATTATATTTGCATTGGATATTTGTTTTCGTGGCAATCATTTCCTGCTTCTAGACTTCCTGTGAAATAAGGCCCtgttaaatgttttgtcataaatTGATTTATTCAGTTTTGTAATGAATTTGAATGATTACGAACACCCCCTAATACCCACTATATCTCATTCTGCATCTCTAACACAGATCTGGCCctccactacacaccaccaccatcctgCCACCTGGCTCCCCATTGAAACACAGGACCTATTCATCCCAGTGACTGAGACAGAATAATTAACCAAATAGCAGCAGTTCACCATGGTTCCTCTAGACTCATTACCTTTCTGAGCAGGTGTCTTGACACAAAGAGCTGGTCATTTTGCGCAGATCATACAGCATGGTTCCCCCCAGGGCTTGTTCATTGGCATCATGCATGAAGCAGCCCATGTAGGTCCCTTGCCATGtaaaaataaaacagtaaatgaaAAGCCATATTACAAATCCATTCGTACAACAATATACAATATGAATTGTTTAGTACAACACACTAGAGAGATTTGAGCCTGTCAGTCCTGTCATTAAGCCTGGAACAAATACAATTTCAACCCAGATCTGGTATGCAGTCAGCAGTTAAACAACAGACATGTTAGCATTCAAAGTAAATTATGTTGCATTAGGTAGGTGGTACCTTTGTGCCTTTTATTGCGTTGTAGAGGACCTCTCTGCTCCTGCGTGTCTGGCATGAGACCGTGGAACCAGCGGTGGTGCAGGTGTTGGACCCCCAGGTGTCTGGACGTGGGCCAGTGTCTCCCCGTCTTGATGCCCCCTCCACCACCCAACACACCCTGGGTGGCTGCCCATCTGGAGCGCGCCCTCAGGCCCAGGCCGGGGGAGGCCCTCACGGCTGTGGGAGGTGCTGGCAGTGCCATGAGAGAAGGGAGACTGGCGTCGCCTGGTGGCTGAGCGGTCTTTAGGGTCAGGCTGGAGCGCTGCAGCAGCAGGATGCTCCCCGCCATCAGGTAGGCGATccccaggaagaggaggagcatcTGAGCTCGCCGCAGGAAGCAACGCAGCCTGTAGAGGGCCGTGGCCATCCCCACTGTTCAGCTGGTGGCTCTTTGATCCCTAGTGAGCCACCATTCCAGAGAGAAGGGTGAGGGTTAAAACCTCATTATAACCTTCCCAAGGCCCCATCAGTCCAGTCACACAGTAGGTAGGCTACCTGGCTGCAGCCTTAGATGGTTAATGACTCTTTGTGGTTCATAGCCATGCCTTTGGACTGGCAACCAAAAGGACCACTGTGTAATCAGGTCCCTCAGATGTGTCACAGCAGCGCCAGACTTTACAGTAATCTCCAAGGGAACAGAACAAGCCCTGGAAGCAAGTAGTTTCTTGGAAAAACCTAGGGCAACAAAATAGAAGCAACCAAGTCAGATGTAAATTGGCAGAACATATTTCTCTGTGTATATAATCTCTGTAGAATATAGGAGGGAAACGTATATAGCTCGGGGGATTAGATCCATAGTTCATGTTGACATATTTTTGTTTCTGTTCTAGAGCACTGAGCATAAAGTAATTTCAGTTGATGTTGACATACACTGTAGGATTGTGTTTCTGTTCTAGAGCACTGAACATTAAGTTATTTCAGCTCATGTTGACATATTGGATTGTGTTTCTGTTCTAGAACAATGAGAATTAAGTCATTTCCCTTGCTCTTCGTTGTTTGTCTTTCCTCTGAACCTGGTGTGATACTATATCTGGTGTTAATGGGTGTGTGGGAAGAGGTTATCTTCCAGTTAGCTACAGCACATCCTTAGTTTCTCTGTGTTTCGCTTGTCTTTGCTTCGGAAATCTCCACCATTCTGCCTCAATTACACTGGCAGCATGACAGCATCACAGCACCATCTGTATTATGTTGTTGTTTCCCTAACTTTAATCAGTGTGTTGGTACGTTTGTAAAGCTCCACACTGACTTTAATTTGTGATTGGGCTTTGTGAACCATCTTTTGATGATCTGTACCATAACAAACCAATTACGTTCAAGCGGCAACTCAGATCCAGACATGGAAATTAGTGCTCTTCAATTGGACAAGTTCTCTCTCTAATTCTGGAGTAGTATTCTAGTGGAGAAATGCCAGGTAGTGCATGACAGGCAAGAGATGAAAGCCACTAAcagtcccactgggcacagatatCAGTTTaaagtctagttttgatttacattaggctgtattcactaacgtgaattcaacgtgaaatcaacaaaaaagtTCATCATGTAATTGCATTTAAGTTGGATGAAACAAtctaatcagttttccacgttgattcaaagAGTCACATGctttttttttactttaacaACGTGGAAACAATGTCGATTCAACCAGTTTTACCCAGTGGGATGCAATCATCACTAAACCCTCTGCACAAAGACAGCAGCCAGACCATAATCTAATATTACAGAATTATGGCCATGACGCTTCCTTTTAGGACTTTTTTTTGCCATTAATTCCAATAGTATAACTTTTCTACTGTTTCGACCTTATCATGCTACCTCTTCTTGGGGATCTTGTTCATAATATTAGGCTACCAACCAAGAGAAGCAACAGTTTGCAAATACACTATGCTCCCACCACATAGCACATCATTTGTTTCTAGTGTTTCATGAACCGCCAACTTCTCTAACTGATCAACATTTCTAATGATTTCTAGAAGTAGTCTATAGATTAGCAACATTTTCGAAAATAATGCCGGCTGTCAAATAATAAACTACGATTTTTGTCAGAGTTAATCTAACTGTGTAATGTATAAGGCATAATAACATATCACCCAATGGAGGATAAAAACAAGTTGCAAAGCGCACATTTACTCAATAATGCATAATCAGTGttataaaataaaaatctgaatACCGTTTCGCCTGCCTTGGATGTCGACGCTTCGAGACTGCGTGTTATCATACAGAACGCTCTCAGATTCAGGGTCGAATTTCTCTCCCACGTattctgaaatataaaatattcgCTCCTATTTTATATCCAAAACCAGTGAAGCCACGTTTGTATTGTTACGTTTAAGAATCGTCTCCCCGCTCCTCGTCTTtctccactctctttccctctccatgGAAGAGCAGATCGTTACAAAACTAGATGGCAGGGAGTGAGGGAGCATACACATTTGCATTGGCGATCCCCGACGCGTCACGAGTCCGCTGTCCTTGTTTATGGGAGACGCGTCCCCCAGTGGCGGTGAACCACTATGGTATGCTATGATCCCTTGGCTAACAGTTACTGTAGAAAGCTGCGTGCATGTTGCCTGCGTCAACACGTATGAAGTTCTAACAATTTAAGGGTTACTGTGCTGCCCACCTGCTGTCCATTCTGACATTGACAATTGTCCATTCAGACCTTGTGTTCATTCATTAGAAGCCTCTCCGTCATCCGTGCAGAGAACGTAGCCTGCATCAAATGAGGAGAGGTGACAGTCTAAACCTGAAGGAGTTTAAACAAGAtatcagcaccacggacagcgcCAATTCTGACCGTTACTTCCAGTGTTTGATTTTCTTTCTTTCAGGCCAAAACTATTTTACTGATTGTAGCCCTTAATTATTTACATACAATTGCTGAGTAGGTATCTGGTCATTTAATGTATGGTAAAATGTAACAATATAgctcataataataataaaaagtgtTTGTTAGGAATGATTAAAATAAACACTAGAAGTAAGCCTAGTTAGCGGTTGTGTTGTCCATGATGTATTGTAATCTATTAGGATTAACATGAACCTATTCATATTAATTAATCATAATTAATAATTAAGTACATTTCTATAGCACTTTTCATAGAATCAAAACGTTCaaaagcaaaaaaacaaaaagtaATATATCATGACAGGTCAACCAATAATAGAGGCCAAGTACTTGCAAGCTGCATCCTCTGAAGATGGAGAGGGTCCGTTCATGGCTTGAGTGGAAAGAGCTGGTCAGAGGATGGTAGATGATAGTGATGGAGTCTGCTGATGATCTTGTCGAGGGCAAGTCTGGGAACCAGCCTGACTCTTAGAGCCATTGGACGTATCCTCTTCCACTCTGTGTAGCACCCACGTGATGCATCAGCAGCTTCTGCTGGGCACCAGAATGCAGAAAGCTCACCACACAAAGTTCAGAATAGTTAGCAGGTtgttctcacccccccccccccattcctctCATGCTTCAGACGACTCTTCAAATGATTTAGATCAGGAATTGGCATCCAGGTGAAACGAGAAAGCTGGTACTATGTCTTCCACATGCATTTCTCAAGCAAAAACATCAGCCAACCTGATAGCTAGCCAGTCAAGCCAAAAAATGTTCACCTGTCAGTTAGTATATGCAAATCCGTGGCTCAAAAACACCAGATATATGCAATAAAAACCATGTTATCAAAAACAAAAGAGCTGATTGAAAATCAACaatttaaaaacaacaacaaaaataactaaatatatacacatttacaGGAGCTCTGTGCTTAGGCTGCTACTAGGGTCACATGGCAACTGTATATATTGTAACACATACTAGACTTGTTCTGATCTTTTTTTTATGACCAACGTGTAATTGCTGACCAGGAATTTGAGCTGTTAGATCAAGTGGTGGGATAGCGGGGTGTCTGCAACTCACAACACTTTGTAGTTAGCCTCACATTGATTAAGTCTTCTTCAACTGATTAAAACATCCAACAGACTATTACAGTAAGACATGTTTAATTTTACACTAATATTCATGGTATTAATATATGGAATATGAGGAAATTACATATGCATCTGGGGCAGCAATGCAGAAGGTCTTCTCTTCCTGGCAGATGTCTGAACTGTGTGAATCAAGCGGCCAGTGAACCTTGCCTGTCTAGACTCAAACATAATTCTCTATGAGGATGTGAGCCAACATTCAAGGCCCCATTACATGTAATAAACATACAACCCTTCAATGATTCTGCCATCTCTATTTCTACCCTTCCCTGGCCTATATGTTTTGCAATTAGCCCCCATTTACAATCCTCTTCCAGCTTGCAATCTATTCCTTTCATTCTGCGGCAGGGAAGTGCCCCCTGGTGAACCTGACTACCTGAGATGAGATGAAAGGGGGTAATTGTTGCAAGGTTATTAAAATAAACTGATGATTAGTCAGAAAGAATCTAGCTTCCAGGTCTGAGTCTGTGGGTCTGTTTCTCTGGCATGGTTTGCATGCAGGTGAGGTGACATGTTTTAAAAAATGTCTATTGAGAGCAGAGAACATTGCATGTAATTGCCTTGAAAAGGAAAAGCATTTTAGGACATACAACatttaattgtaaaaaaaaaaactttgactAAGGGTGCCGATCCCCCAAATTAAAAGCATGCCCACGCATACATGctggcatgtacacacacacacacacacacacacacacacacacacacacacacacacacacacacacacacacacacacacacacacacacacacacacacacacacaaatgtacacaAATCTCTGTTTTTCACACAAATGTACACAAATCTCTGTTTTTCTTCTTCTCGTGGGTGGTTAATTGGGCTCTGACAATTAAAAGAAACATCTGGGACTAAAGATTTGTTATCACCTCTGTGTGCTGTGTTCTATACCCTACCCTTGGAAAGAAAATGGCTCTATTTTTTATTCGTCTTACAAATCTTCGTGGAGACATCCGCCTTATTTCTCTGTTTTACCACTAATCCTGCCAAGCTTTTCTACCCTATTAAACTGGGATCTGTCCAACTACAAAGGGAACAAGCAGCTTGTCCACGCACAAGGGAATGGGATTCTAATAGTGTCTCTCTACACCACTTTGGATCCACTGGTTCATAGCCGGATACAGGCAATATTATAATACAGCTTTGTATGCTCACAGCCAAATGTCCACAATTCAGTACATGGTGCCCTGTCCATTTAATATCTTGGCTACACCACATCAACAGTCACCATTGTTGGACACTCTGTGTTGACCTTGGCTGTAAACTTTCATTCTAATAAAAGCAGACAGTGAATGAGGGACCTTTTTACTGACCTGATGTCCAGAACATCAACCAAGCCTCCCATACACTGTAAATCAAGCAGTGCTATTCACTAAGGCTTCAATAGAAACTTCTTTGTTTAGATAGATTGCAAGCTCCCGATGACGCTGCTGGCTTAGACTGGACTGTTGTGTTGTGTCAGTAGTTGATCACTGAATTTGTCACATTGCCACAAGTGTTTGCAATGAGACATGATCAACTGTAAACAGTAGAAAACCATTCATGATTTTGCTTTACAGCTCAAATGAAAGCCACAGGTTGGCCACATGAAAGCCAGCAGTGGGTGCCACAGTGTCTGTAGGCTATTTCCCTCTACAGATCCATCTCTAACCCTGATCTGAAGTCTCCAACTAAACTGGCCTGGAATCAAAACCCTGATCAGTTAAACGAGATGAGTTTACTTTAATTCTCTTTGTGAGGATCGATCAGCACAGGGGGCATTGTTGTCTCGTGTGGATCTCATGGGTAGACAGTGGTAGAGTGCCAATTCCCAACCTGGTGGATCTCGGAACTCGTCGTTCTGAGTAATCTTATTGGTTTGCCCAAGGTCACAGAACAATCAAGAGATTGATTATGAGcaatcctccatctctccatctctgcctTTGGGGGATAAACTGGATTAAAGCACTCAGATGACTGTGGAGTTAAGGCTTTAGGGATAGCAGCAAACACAATCAGTATGTCTCTACATGCCTTTTCTGCTTCAATCATCCACAAGTAATCACTGGAAGAAATGGAACTCCCCTGCATTCCAAAGCTGATAGAAAACAGCTAGCGAGAGATGCAATCCTCATATTCTGTGTGACAAAAAGTTGCCGCATAGGCCTACTCACATGTTCCTTCACCTTCATGTTTCTATTGCGTGTCACTATTGGTGTTTATAATGGATGACTATTCAGTCCATACTCAGGCATATGAACATTAATTTCTTTCCTCTTCTCtatcaatttctctctctctctctctctctctctctctctctctcctctttcccttggtctctctctctctcgccctccctcctatccctctgtccctctatttttcatccatccttctctctccctctttcagctCTTCAGAGCAGGAACAATAGCCCCGAGTGTTTACGCTTCACACTGCATTACTTATACATGAAGAAGATCCTCTTCGTTCGTCTCTGGGACTCCCGCAGCGCGTGGCACTCTCAGTTGTCTGTATCACTCTCATTCTATGTCTTCTCTCTTCACTTTTCATCTTCTCTTCATGGACTGAGTCAGAGACGATGCCTGGCTTTTACTCAGGGCTGAGTCCAAGAGCCGCTGGGAAAATAGCCAGGGCTGAGTGGAATTGAAATAGACAGATGATAGACCTGGCCCTCATATTTGGCCACTTTATTATTTCCTGGTGTGTGCGTGGAAGATCTTTCAAGCAGGCCATTAGATTCTCTGTCCATCTGAGCCTTAACATGTCCATTGAAACAGGTTTGTCTCATTATACCCTGTGCTTTCAGTTGTTAATCTAATTggtatcccactgggcacacactggttgaatcaacagtGTTTACATGTCATTTCAATGGtattacgttgaaccaacatggaatagacgttgaattgacgtctgtgcccagtgggatgttgaTGGTGTGTCCTGAAAGACCTTTGTAGATTATTGTAGATTTGATTCATTTGAGCGGCAGAAACTAGTATTTGAGTTCCATTCTTCTTAAACAGTAGATTAATTAAGTGTGTTTATAAACTATATATATTTTCATGGcatttcctttaaaaaaaactgtcaatGAGAGACATTTGTAAGGTGAGGTGAGGACATCTTAACGTCTGCCTTGCTGAGCTAATGAGGAAGAAGAATGTAAAATCTGGCATCCCATAACGTCCATGGTGGCTAATTAGAGATCTTGGCTGGTTTATGATCACAGAGCAGAGGGTAAACTGTAACTCCCCCGgccacacacgtgcacacactccccacaccacacacacacacacacacacacacacacacacacacacattttcacagCTGTAATAGGCTTAGTTCAATAATGAATGGGCATGTAAGGTACTCAAGGGTTGAATGTGTTTCATATTCTAATTAAGATGTTTTTGTCAACAGGGAGAGAGTAGCTGTCTGCATACATGGGGAGGAAACACTTTGCGAACATTAGCCAAATCAGATGGCAGAGAGGCTAAACCATGAGGGACGGTATGCCAATTACAGTCAATGGGAAGGATTAGATCACATTGAGCTCTATCTGAATCCCTGGCTTGAAAATATATTTGATTAGAATTAGGGGTAAAAGGTAACTTTGGTTACACTTCATGAATGTAACATTTCTCCTCTTCATCTGTGGAGGAGTAGGAAGTATCGGACCAATATGCAAcctggta
Above is a genomic segment from Oncorhynchus masou masou isolate Uvic2021 chromosome 12, UVic_Omas_1.1, whole genome shotgun sequence containing:
- the LOC135550663 gene encoding sialate:O-sulfotransferase 1-like encodes the protein MATALYRLRCFLRRAQMLLLFLGIAYLMAGSILLLQRSSLTLKTAQPPGDASLPSLMALPAPPTAVRASPGLGLRARSRWAATQGVLGGGGGIKTGRHWPTSRHLGVQHLHHRWFHGLMPDTQEQRGPLQRNKRHKGTYMGCFMHDANEQALGGTMLYDLRKMTSSLCQDTCSESGYQFAGLEYGAECHCGNRISSPQAQEEDCSLGCRGERGERGAPCGGVGRLSIYKVEEQLPGQRKFRNVRYSGCFKLPKNITIVFPVYSLQSNSTSQSCIETCTDKELPLAVLRNPHCYCAWASSLFRLNQRLPPDQPCLETNGTAHTVASTSWADPYYYQVYQTPVLDSRCKERMFLPERSTSLVALSSFPGAGNTWVRHLIELVTGYYTGSFYFDGTLYNRGFKGEKDYWKSGRSICVKTHESGQREIEMFDSAILLIRNPYRSLMAEFNRKCAGHLGYATDKQWRSKEWPEFVDSYAPWWASHALSWLQFGRRLLVVHYEDLQRALFPQLRLLTSFLNATITEERLMCAQSNQDGHFKRSGRAQRPSFDPFTAELRSTIDSYIHTVDQALRDRNYSGLPHDYIPS